A DNA window from Onthophagus taurus isolate NC chromosome 1, IU_Otau_3.0, whole genome shotgun sequence contains the following coding sequences:
- the LOC111421092 gene encoding DNA polymerase zeta catalytic subunit, translating to MLVRVVNVDFYMHPPISNLDPLYSEFRGSAIHQVPILRIFGSTDTGVKTCLHIHGVFPYIYIPYDGQEGVDSFIYQLAASLDKAINVSLGQTASNIQHIFKITLVSGIPFYGYHPKHHQFLKLYFYNPLILKKACALLQNGSIMGRIFQPHEAHIPYILQFMIDYNLYGMSFINVSEVKYRSNIDLIDIPEELILPSTIQKMSTCKLEIDGLAENILNRSEVNSQSLGLNPGIQALWDDEKQRRRNVGDNSLVEHCLTQNRVDIEPTATHLAYLNALKEKLKKPSKNEDNEDKQNLSVYPAETPKDNTKKILNASTIESHIYNSQSSDSTFLDFTITPEETEANLSLDRDAKEFLEILGDLRENIESDSILSQALPERESDDEEKEDLSIPLPYIKTPVKSDEQNLDQNDADLDECYFDLSLSIPQLDGADDLTPTKRVTRKKVIECFSIGAGGGSSSKEECQQLDQMSSMCNNNLSLNQSASKEIASKLYKNILDMLQTSSKRESISTISKLKTNLLHLLSKAEENQLQNKDVLEALTNSTESIENESVNRDMKLRNGRAINFNELNVRKRSSTKSRQKNQEPSSSSSVEATQFNCSDKNGIKGLNELDLSTESLNKRVLELSDLHNDLLNLVSQAEMNQISKNTDLDELNLSIESQNKESDLVKKLRSDELPQLKVQLNDFSRNYKQPLPQRFTLVCKDLNATKIEEMNLKNLSDTNISEEISDFSIINGEESNVGIIKKRGKGRPAKKNKKSLAFKYKLKSINETCTSNSSFDPDQNEKKNNSVNESDLFLSSATESTVTGDHSEINSLNLSDLRCINRNKRGRRPTKKKSNLAHQRCVTSTPSLKSLEMLDLSGCDDGEEMKRNSRNIQPTLNYCVDEIINLDEDLSLSEIKDQDVGIPRSEKEMQINLTFSDTNIKTVDINENTPKRCESEIEISSNNSCEILLNESKENSLQIMFEPKGDEKKVTDISKNPILSIEGNPGMSTNINKPARKRRVIKKRKGTKQANKKFLTKSNENCISMTDLQRNIDNDERVINDDENFESLRKSKRIRRGNSESTISPRYITRSRTSGLTSNTSNRINNASLNESQNVTDEKIVSKDFCIENDDLDIVVNDLNISITDTEILQNTNLIEIKVKSPKLSEINEIPILELSSSDDNVIAINQAETVPSDNSVRKSIGLSMPSLNLNSSIIEHKEEKKCNTSKSSCVKSKINEPTNNVVKEIDIFRDEDRYLRDYDKQKIIVRNRKRSLRLKGDKKTEILSTTDTLSSEKKPLKRKLTDESEQKIKNHSVTKKTIPITVHVPLLEDSFCKSPTVSNKINNPCFTYSTGLYPSQKFKVVESNNRPYSYLPKTNVATLQHKENNFPNTNWNDLNPNNPPKKQIIMHSCTVLDENQRIDINTLPLKKTYNMRQSSVFPRNNQSTHSGNYSMSDFSDFQRLVLEEFENCYEENKSINENDITFEKNVEKVHILQNQVEIKRDDNDDLNEREKVINEENIFINENKNGESLKFAGNTKVKSEALNKLEGTIDELIEIIKMATNNTKNILENNQKSVKEENVGEKFTKNTRVADNVETSAVINHQMRKHINKDSKRTNIVNGNNEICCGTMKVEEKCNNQIKNLGEENKPKKEIKKIELPQNTSTVINHQMWECTGTKNSYKLLQAQGKCNNQIKNIGEGKISNKEIKRIESPRKTRHTNENNLTVNYQQLWQRINKDSKKTDLTKNDNKSSYKMLKPQEKCNNQFKNVGEETLKKEVKKLESPQNKLLINKNNGLNKNSSTKKVYKRQFKPLEIPGNIDITKFIKKEAKISSRKPKDTSLTEIKLFGFATRTDIDDRLNYPRFKMFNYGRGNIKPNASSDKKPDLLKYPINQYAHFDGTNDSSSSDEDVITTVRKVTKPVASQSTSKYVPLKVKYTSPTKSVGKPALSRIQSQDKISNVKALTQSTLNTAASKQSLYKHRRKLSFTQVSENNLNTTHIEEHLSCRFKAQRSKVANEKVYIDCDSTTSSSSNSIGSDKEVLPIQLCQTTLDQDESLENDVNEIIEKSDGRAGGNRSDQEDVSSDDTLTPKKNNSNLNDSSLSDDLFSPASDEITICHKIDPAKQYDVENRFIPLAGSSKMDPQFKKLSQHSNHSSSSDVITPYQREQNIIIENVIESVVANNFSENSETSQEDVDKTKNETISSLHMNTDSVNEIISGKFEKLNTSILSVYKPTSQNLNKKNEKSLIITPKFNPPSRDMIEKSLETYNIPEITHQEPFYSDRNDVTGNVEVGRKVLKIPSNNVVDLPSFKTNFEGIESQKKKTLQVLQVDNKKLSTKEILEYKLSTCKNCNVVITPGKLPPTRKEVEKWLKEKTIKKEVDEEKGKEKKRMFLINSPGRDGEESCDSLSLSPCTPIDANSTIFKLHLNSDQNQFNDESKKSNNEINDQLKNTQTLPNSTILKSNDTVIKNLSSSTHSNSHEITGTTQNNFLVASHNLNDAKAVKENLYLTILSIEVVVITRNEYKPNPELDQIKAIIFTMYDNENISKGGFIINSLPTSPTKMKLSILKGIDSKYNLKPVNTELELINEFVEFVKEKDPDVFVGFEIEMLSWGYLIDRGYVLGLNLTISLSRTPDIARRKRGDDEELTITGRILIDFWRLLRHEIALTSYSFENIVYHILHRRIPLYSHKDLTNWLQHPTSVYRNRVIEYYSYKTRAVLQIMDQLDLIGRTSELAKLFGIQFYEVLSRGSQFRVESMMLRLAKPLNFIPVSPNQQQRAKMRAPESLPLIMEPESKFYTDPVIVLDFQSLYPSMIIAYNYCFSTCLGRIEHLGKSSPFEFGANQLKVSRKYLKYFLNKEKLNISPCGIAYVNKSIRLGILPRMLQEILDTRLMIKKSLKQNAGNKVLSKVLDARQLGLKLIANVTYGYTAANFSGRMPCIELGDSVVSKGRETLQRAIQLVEKTSKWGAKVVYGDTDSLFVLVPGKSKECAFKIGAEIAEAVTNSNPSPVKLKLEKIFQPCILQTKKRYVGYMYESVDQKEPEFLAKGIETVRRDGCPASAKMLEKCLKLLFDTRDVSLIKKYVLRQFAKLLSGRVSIQDLTFAKEYRGASYYRPGACVPALELAKKWTSIDKRNEPRKGERVPYVIINGPPGQPLIKLVKSPRDLLNDSSIRINALYYITKAIIPPLNRCFLLIGADLNQWFNEMPRKQHQYLPTSTSPGKNKPKKNTITQFFSTLDCAVCGALTQDGLCEKCKCNPQQSGLLLHEKVRLWEQHFFNTLQICQSCCGRQDEICCVSLDCPVYYRRIQTNRDLQQSGFIRQMLLMLPNLEF from the exons ATGTTAGTTCGTGTGGTGAACGTTGATTTTTATATGCATCCCCCGATTTCCAATCTGGACCCCTTGTATTCTGAATTTCGGGGTTCCGCAATACACCAGGTAccaattttaagaatatttggGTCCACCGATACTG GTGTAAAAACATGTTTACACATCCATGGGGTATTCCCATATATTTATATACCTTATGATGGACAAGAAGGGGTTGATAGCTTTATATATCAATTAGCTGCTAGTTTGGATAAGGCAATTAATGTTTCATTGGGACAAACAGCCTCTaatatacaacatatttttaagattacACTTGTGTCAGGAAT TCCTTTTTATGGTTATCATCCAAAACACCATCAATTCCTCAAACTATACTTTTATAACCCcttaatattaaagaaagcCTGTGCCTTACTTCAAAACGGAAGTATTATGGGAAGAATATTTCAACCTCACGAAGCACACATCCCATACATACTTCAATTTATGATCGACTACAATTTGTATGGAATGAGCTTTATAAATGTTTCTGAAGTAAAATATCGAAGTAACATCGACTTAATTGATATACCTGAAGAATTAATATTACCatcaacaatacaaaaaatgaGTACCTGCAAATTAGAGATTGATGGGTTAGCTGAGAACATTTTAAACCGTTCAGAAGTAAATTCACAAAGTTTAGGATTAAACCCAGGTATACAAGCCCTTTGGGATGATGAGAAACAACGTAGAAGGAATGTTGGTGATAATTCTTTGGTTGAACATTGTTTAACACAAAACAGAGTTGATATTGAACCAACAGCGACTCATTTAGCATATTTAAAcgctttaaaagaaaaactaaagAAACCATCGAAAAATGAAGATAACGAAgacaaacaaaatttaagtGTATATCCAGCTGAAACGCCTAAggataatacaaaaaaaattttaaatgcttCAACTATTGAAAGTCATATTTACAACTCTCAATCGTCTGATTCGacgtttttagattttacaaTCACTCCAGAAGAGACTGAGGCTAATCTTTCTTTGGATAGGGATGCGAAGgagtttttggaaattttggGAGATCTTCGGGAGAATATAGAAAGTGATAGCATTCTTTCACAAGCATTACCTGAGCGGGAATCagatgatgaagaaaaagaagatttaAGTATACCTTTACCTTATATTAAAACTCCGGTTAAAAGCGACGAACAAAATTTGGATCAAAATGACGCAGATTTGGATgaatgttattttgatttatccCTAAGTATTCCACAACTGGATGGAGCAGATGATTTAACCCCTACAAAAAGGGTAACAAGAAAGAAGGTTATAGAATGTTTTTCGATTGGAGCAG GTGGAGGATCTTCAAGTAAAGAAGAATGTCAACAGCTCGACCAAATGTCGTCAATGTGTAACAATAACCTGTCCCTGAATCAATCCGCCTCAAAAGAAATTGCATccaaattatataaaaatattctagATATGTTACAAACCTCGTCGAAAAGAGAATCAATATCAacaatttccaaattaaaaaCCAATTTGTTACATTTACTATCTAAAGCAGAAGaaaatcaattacaaaataaagatgTTCTTGAAGCATTAACAAATTCCACCGAGTCAATTGAAAACGAAAGTGTTAATCGTGATATGAAACTACGAAATGGAAGAGCtatcaattttaatgaattaaatgttCGGAAGAGGAGCTCAACAAAATCTAGGCAGAAAAATCAAGAGCCATCGTCATCTTCTTCAGTTGAGGCAACACAATTTAATTGTAGTGATAAAAATGGAATAAAAGGTTTAAATGAACTTGATTTAAGTACTGAATCTCTGAATAAACGCGTTTTAGAACTAAGTGATTTAcataacgatttattaaatttagtatCTCAGGCAGAAATGAACCAGATCAGTAAAAATACAGATTTAGATGAACTTAATTTAAGCATTGAATCTCAAAATAAAGAAAGTGATTTGGTTAAAAAGTTAAGAAGTGATGAGTTACCTCAATTAAAAGTGcaattaaacgatttttctCGAAACTATAAGCAACCATTACCTCAAAGATTTACTTTAGTATGTAAAGACTTAAATGCCACGAAAATAGaagaaatgaatttgaaaaatttatctGATACAAACATTTCTGAAGAAATTTctgatttttcaattattaatggAGAAGAATCTAATGTTGggattattaagaaaagagGAAAAGGAAGACCAgcgaagaaaaataaaaagtcatTGGCTTTCAAATAtaagttaaaatcgataaatgAAACATGTACTTCTAATTCTAGTTTTGATCCCGATcagaatgagaaaaaaaataattctgtaAATGAATCGGATTTGTTTCTTTCTTCTGCAACGGAATCAACAGTAACCGGGGATCATTCagaaattaattctttaaatttatctgaTTTGCGTTGTATTAATAGAAACAAAAGAGGAAGAAGACCAACGAAGAAGAAATCAAATCTTGCACATCAAAGATGTGTAACTTCAACACCAAGTTTAAAATCACTTGAAATGTTAGATTTATCAGGATGTGATGATGGTGAGGAAATGAAGAGAAACTCAAGGAATATACAACCtacattaaattattgtgtggatgaaataataaatcttgACGAAGATCTATCATTATCTGAAATTAAGGATCAAGATGTGGGGATACCACGGAGTGAAAAAGAaatgcaaataaatttaactttttctgATACAAACATTAAAACGGTTGATATTAATGAGAATACACCAAAAAGATGTGAATCCGAAATAGAGATATCATCCAATAATAGTTGTGAGATACTTTTGAAtgaatcaaaagaaaattcgTTGCAAATTATGTTTGAACCGAAAGGAGATGAGAAAAAAGTAACAGATATTAGTAAAAATCCCATTTTATCGATTGAGGGGAATCCAGGAATGTCAACAAATATCAATAAACCAGCGAGAAAGCGaagagttattaaaaaacgaaaaggAACGAAGCaagcaaataaaaaattcttaacaaaatcaaatgaAAACTGTATTTCTATGACTGATTTACAACGTAATATAGACAATGATGAACGAGTAATTAatgatgatgaaaattttgaaagtctTCGTAAATCTAAAAGAATTAGAAGAGGAAATAGTGAATCAACAATAAGTCCACGCTACATTACAAGAAGTAGGACATCAGGATTAACTTCAAATACCTCAAATCGTATAAATAATGCGAGTTTAAATGAAAGTCAAAACGTTACCGAtgaaaaaatcgtttcaaaagATTTTTGTATTGAAAATGATGACCTTGACATAGTtgttaatgatttaaatattaGCATCACCGATACtgaaatattacaaaataccaatttaattgaaataaaagtaaagtCTCCTAAATTATcggaaataaatgaaattccGATTTTAGAATTAAGTTCGAGCGATGACAATGTGATTGCGATTAATCAAGCGGAAACAGTTCCAAGCGATAACAGTGTTCGAAAAAGCATTGGTTTAAGTATGCCTTCGTTAAACTTAAATTCGTCAATAATAGAACataaggaagaaaaaaaatgtaatacttCAAAATCAAGCTgtgttaaaagtaaaattaatgaaCCTACAAATAACGTTGTAAAAGAAATTGACATATTTCGAGATGAAGACCGTTATTTAAGAGATTATGATAAACAGAAAATTATAGTTAGAAATAGAAAGAGAAGTCTTCGATTAAAAGGGGACAAGAAAACCGAAATTTTAAGCACAACAGATACATTAAGTAGTGAGAAGAAAccgttaaaaagaaaattaaccgATGAAAGTGAGCAAAAGATTAAAAACCACTCGGttactaaaaaaacaattccCATTACAGTACATGTTCCATTATTAGAAGACTCTTTCTGTAAATCACCAACGGtttctaataaaatcaataatccTTGTTTTACTTATTCAACAGGATTATATCCaagtcaaaaatttaaagttgttgAATCTAATAATCGTCCGTATTCTTATTTACCAAAGACTAATGTTGCAACTTTACAACATAAAGAGaacaattttccaaatacAAATTGGAACGATTTAAATCCGAATAATCCAccgaaaaaacaaataataatgcATTCTTGTACGGTGTTGGATGAAAATCAAAGAATCGATATCAACACTTTACCtttaaagaaaacatataATATGCGTCAATCCTCCGTGTTTCCGCGAAATAATCAATCGACGCACTCCGGAAATTATTCAATGAGTGATTTTTCGGATTTTCAACGATTAGTTTTagaagaatttgaaaattgttatgaagaaaataaatcgattaatgaaaatgatattacttttgaaaaaaatgttgaaaaagttCATATACTACAAAATCAAGTTGAAATCAAACGTGATGATAATGATGACTTAAATGAACgtgaaaaagttattaatgaagaaaacatttttattaatgaaaataaaaatggggaGAGTTTAAAATTTGCTGGTAATACAAAAGTGAAAAGTGAagctttaaataaattggaagGAACGATTGATGAGttgattgaaattattaaaatggcGACTAATAATACGAAAAACATCTTGGAAAATAATCAGAAATcagttaaagaagaaaatgtgggagaaaaatttactaaaaacaCAAGAGTTGCAGATAATGTCGAAACTTCCGCTGTAATTAATCATCAGATGAGGAAACACATTAATAAAGATTCAAAAAGAACTAATATTGTCAATGGGAACAATGAAATTTGTTGTGGGACGATgaaagttgaagaaaaatgtaataatcaaatcaaaaatttaggagaagaaaataaaccaaagaaagaaattaaaaaaatagaacttCCACAGAATACTTCCACTGTGATTAATCATCAGATGTGGGAATGCACCGGTactaaaaattcatataaattgTTGCAAGCTCAAGGAAAATGCaataatcaaatcaaaaatatagggGAAGGAAAAATATcgaacaaagaaattaaaagaatagaaTCTCCGCGAAAAACACGGCATACAAATGAAAATAATCTCACTGTGAATTACCAACAATTGTGGCAACGCATTAATAAAGATTCAAAGAAAACTGACTTAACCAAAAACGATAATAAAAGTtcatataaaatgttaaaacctCAAGAGAAATGTAATaatcaattcaaaaatgtagGGGAAGAAACATTGAAGaaagaagttaaaaaattagaatcgccgcagaataaacttcttattaataagaataatggtttaaataaaaattcttcaacaaaaaaagtttataaaaggCAATTTAAACCTTTAGAAATACCCGGTAATATAGATATTAccaaattcattaaaaaagaagCGAAGATATCTTCACGAAAACCGAAAGATACATCTTTAactgaaattaaattgtttggGTTTGCTACAAGAACAGATATTGACGATCGTTTAAATTACCcaagatttaaaatgtttaattatgggCGAGGAAATATTAAACCAAACGCTTCAAGTGATAAAAAACCAG ATTTGCTTAAATACCCAATAAATCAATATGCTCATTTTGATGGAACAAACGATTCTTCTTCATCTGATGAAGACGTTATCACAACCGTTAGAAAAGTTACAAAACCTGTTGCAAGCCAATCTACCTCAAAATACGTCCCATTGAAAGTTAAATATACCTCACCTACAAAATCCGTGGGTAAACCAG CACTGTCAAGAATTCAATCGCAGGATAAAATAAGCAACGTTAAAGC ACTCACACAATCAACACTAAACACCGCCGCGTCTAAACAAAGTTTATACAAACACCGACGAAAATTATCATTCACTCAAGTTTCTGAAAACAATTTGAACACAACACACATCGAAGAACATTTATCGTGTCGTTTTAAAGCTCAACGTTCGAAAGTTGCCAatgaaaaagtttatattGATTGTGATTCAACCACTTCGTCTTCTAGTAATAGTATTGGAAGTGACAAAGAAGTGTTACCCATTCAATTATGTCAAACTACTTTAGACCAAGATGAATCCCTCGAAAATGATGTAAACGAAATAATTGAGAAAAGTGATGGAAGAGCTGGAGGAAATCGATCGGATCAAGAAGATGTTAGTTCAGATGATACTCTTACacctaagaaaaataattcgaATTTAAATGATTCCTCACTTTCCGATGATTTATTTTCGCCTGCAAGTGATGAAATTACAATTTGTCATAAAATAGATCCAGCTAAACAATACGATGTTGAAAATAGATTTATACCTTTAGCTGGATCATCAAAAATGGATccgcaatttaaaaaattatcacaACATAGCAATCATAGTTCCAGTAGCGATGTTATAACCCCATATCAAAGagaacaaaatattattatagaaaatgttattgaaaGCGTTGTTGCTAacaatttttcagaaaattcgGAAACATCTCAAGAAGATGTtgataaaacgaaaaatgaaacaatttcATCTTTACACATGAACACTGACTCAGTAAACGAAATTATTTCCGGaaaatttgagaaattaaATACATCAATTTTGAGTGTTTACAAACCTACCTCACaaaatttgaacaaaaagaacgaaaaaagtttaataatcACCCCAAAATTTAATCCACCTTCAAGAGATATGAttgaaaaatcattagaaacttATAATATCCCAGAAATTACACATCAAGAACCATTTTATAGCGACCGAAATGACGTTACCGGAAACGTAGAGGTTGgcagaaaagttttaaaaattccgaGTAATAATGTGGTTGATTTACCgagtttcaaaacaaattttgaaggGATTGAGagccaaaaaaagaaaaccttACAAGTTCTTCAAGTTGATAATAAGAAGTTGAGTACAAAAGAGATTTTAGAATATAAATTATCAACATGCAAAAATTGCAACGTTGTAATAACACCCGGAAAACTACCTCCTACTAGAAAAGAAGTTGAGAAGTGGTTAAAGgaaaaaacgattaaaaaagaGGTCGATGaggaaaaaggaaaagaaaagaaaagaatgtttttgattaataGTCCGGGTAGGGATGGAGAGGAAAGTTGCGATTCTTTAAGTTTATCTCCGTGCACTCCAATTGATGCtaattcaacaatttttaagttacatttaaatagcgatcaaaatcaatttaatgATGAGTCGAAAAAGAGCAATAATGAAATTAACGACCAATTAAAAAACACTCAAACTCTACCAAATTCAACAATCTTAAAAAGTAACGATaccgtaataaaaaatttatcctCAAGTACACATTCAAATTCACAcgaaattaccggaacaacccaaaacaattttttagtaGCCTCTCATAACTTAAACGATGCAAAAGCTGTAAAAGAAAACCTTTATTTAACGATTCTTTCAATCGAAGTCGTTGTTATTACAAGAAATGAATACAAACCCAACCCCGAATTAGATCAAATCAAAGCGATTATATTTACAATGTACGATAACGAAAACATTTCTAAAGGtggttttataataaattctttaccAACAAGTCCGACGAAAATGaaattgtcaattttaaaAGGAATCGATTcgaaatataatttaaaaccgGTCAATACAGAATtggaattaataaatgaatttgtggaatttgtaaaagaaaaagatcCGGATGTTTTTGTTGGGTTTGAAATTGAAATGCTTTCTTGGGGTTATTTAATCGATAGAGGATACGTTTTAGGATTAAATCTAACCATTTCGTTATCAAGAACGCCGGATATCGCTCGAAGAAAAAGAGGAGATGACGAAGAATTAACGATAACTGGAAGGATCTTAATCGATTTTTGGAGACTTCTACGCCATGAAATCGCCCTAACAAGTTAttcatttgaaaatattgtttatcaTATTCTACATCGCAGAATCCCATTGTATTCACATAAAGATTTAACGAATTGGTTACAACATCCAACATCCGTTTATCGTAACAGAGTAATTGAGTATTATTCGTATAAAACGCGTGCCGTTTTACAAATAATGGATCAACTCGATTTAATTGGGCGAACGAGTGAATTAGCGAAACTTTTCGGGATTCAATTCTACGAAGTTTTATCAAGAGGATCGCAATTTCGAGTTGAATCGATGATGTTACGTTTAGCGAAACCGCTAAACTTCATTCCAGTCTCACCAAATCAACAACAACGGGCTAAAATGCGCGCCCCGGAATCTTTACCTTTAATCATGGAACCGgaatcaaaattttacacagATCCCGTTATCGTTTTAgattttcaaagtttataTCCATCGATGATTATCGcctataattattgtttttcgaCATGTTTGGGTAGAATCGAACATTTAGGAAAATCGTCCCCCTTTGAGTTTGGAGCAAATCAATTAAAGGTgtcaagaaaatatttaaaatattttttaaataaagaaaaattaaatatttcccCGTGCGGAATCGCTTATGTAAATAAATCGATTAGATTGGGTATATTACCAAGGATGTTGCAAGAAATCTTAGACACACGATTAATgatcaaaaaatctttaaaacaaaacgcgggaaataaagttttatcgaAAGTCTTAGATGCACGCCAATTGGGTTTAAAACTAATCGCAAACGTCACTTATGGTTACACAGCAGCTAATTTTAGTGGGAGAATGCCCTGTATTGAATTAGGCGATAGCGTAGTAAGTAAAGGACGAGAAACTTTACAACGAGCCATTCAACTAGTtgaaaaaacatcaaaatgggGCGCAAAAGTCGTTTATGGCGATACAGACTCACTTTTCGTACTCGTTCCGGGCAAATCTAAAGAATGCGCGTTTAAAATCGGCGCGGAAATCGCCGAAGCTGTTACCAATTCCAATCCAAGCCCAGTTAAACTCAaattagagaaaatttttcaaccttGCATCTTACAAACGAAAAAACGTTACGTTGGGTATATGTACGAATCGGTTGATCAAAAAGAACCGGAATTTTTAGCTAAAGGAATCGAAACTGTCCGTCGCGATGGTTGTCCAGCTTCGGCGAAAATGCTCGAGAAATGTTTGAAGCTTTTATTTGATACTCGGGatgttagtttaattaagaAGTACGTTTTAAGGCAGTTTGCTAAACTGTTAAGTGGAAGAGTTAGTATTCAAGATCTTACGTTCGCTAAAGAATATCGTGGTGCTTCTTATTATCGACCTGGTGCTTGTGTTCCAGCTTTAGAATTAGCTAA AAAATGGACATCTATAGATAAAAGAAATGAACCGCGTAAAGGTGAAAGAGTACcatatgtaataataaacgGTCCACCAGGACAACCactaataaaattagtaaaaagtCCAAGGGATCTACTAAACGATTCATCAATTCGAATAAACGctttatattatataacaaAAGCAATAATTCCCCCATTAAACCGATGTTTCTTACTAATTGGAGCCGATTTGAATCAGTGGTTTAACGAAATGCCAAGAAAACAACACCAATACCTCCCAACCTCCACATCTCCAGGTAAAAATAAGCCAAAAAAGAATACAATAACACAGTTTTTTTCGACTTTGGATTGTGCCGTATGTGGGGCTTTAACTCAAGATGGTTTGTGTGAAAAGTGTAAATGTAATCCGCAACAAAGTGGATTGCTGCTTCATGAAAAGGTTCGGTTGTGggaacaacatttttttaatactctaCAG atTTGTCAATCATGTTGTGGCAGGCAAGACGAGATTTGTTGTGTATCATTAGACTGTCCCGTATATTACAGACGAATTCAAACTAATCGTGACTTGCAACAATCAGGTTTTATCAGGCAAATGTTATTAATGTTACcaaatttagaattttaa